From a region of the Paenibacillus sp. FSL R10-2734 genome:
- a CDS encoding MFS transporter: MERLWTKNYIMLTITALLLFSGFYLLMPTLPMFIKQLGGSESQVGLIIGVFTISAVIFRPIIGGLMDRYGRRAFIISGLLFFAITMYFYDWVTGIIFLVVLRILHGVSWAVATTSIGTAVTDVIPQSRRGEGMGWYGLAMTLGMALGPIVGLWITKSYSFHYLFLLCTALALIAFVLGFGAKIPTVQNTSKKPISFFEKTVFPIAIVTFFLSFTFGGITTFLPLFAANIEVNTGTFFLVYAVTLAVIRPLTGKISDKYGEGVIIVPALFILIVALFVLTLSKGLTGVVITAILYGIGFGSAQPALQVAMIRLAPPVKRGVANATFLTAFDLGIGLGAILLGFVSQLMGYQMVFITCAISGFISLILFILFVKKTLKIT; this comes from the coding sequence ATGGAACGTTTATGGACAAAAAATTATATCATGCTGACAATTACAGCTTTATTACTATTTAGTGGTTTTTATTTACTGATGCCAACACTGCCTATGTTTATCAAACAATTAGGTGGAAGTGAATCTCAGGTTGGATTAATTATTGGAGTGTTTACAATATCGGCAGTAATTTTCCGTCCTATAATTGGAGGATTAATGGATCGGTATGGTCGACGAGCATTTATAATAAGCGGATTACTATTTTTTGCTATAACCATGTATTTTTATGATTGGGTAACAGGCATTATATTTTTAGTAGTATTACGTATCCTCCATGGAGTCAGCTGGGCAGTTGCTACAACTTCGATAGGCACGGCAGTGACTGATGTTATTCCACAATCTCGTCGTGGGGAAGGTATGGGATGGTATGGACTAGCAATGACATTAGGAATGGCATTAGGACCAATCGTTGGTCTTTGGATAACAAAATCATATTCATTTCATTACCTATTTCTTCTCTGCACAGCATTAGCATTGATTGCATTCGTACTTGGGTTTGGTGCAAAAATTCCAACAGTTCAAAATACATCAAAAAAACCAATATCATTTTTTGAAAAAACAGTCTTCCCTATCGCTATTGTTACATTTTTCTTATCTTTTACTTTTGGAGGCATTACAACATTTTTACCACTGTTTGCGGCAAATATTGAAGTGAATACGGGTACTTTTTTCTTAGTGTATGCAGTCACACTTGCAGTAATTAGACCACTTACAGGGAAGATCTCCGATAAATATGGAGAAGGGGTCATTATTGTTCCTGCTCTTTTCATTCTGATAGTCGCACTATTCGTCCTAACATTGTCTAAAGGACTTACTGGAGTAGTTATTACTGCTATTTTGTACGGAATTGGATTCGGATCAGCACAACCGGCTCTTCAAGTAGCGATGATTCGATTAGCTCCACCAGTGAAAAGAGGTGTAGCGAACGCTACATTCTTAACTGCTTTTGATTTAGGAATTGGTTTGGGAGCTATTCTACTAGGATTTGTTTCACAGCTTATGGGATATCAGATGGTATTTATTACTTGTGCTATATCTGGGTTTATCAGTCTGATACTTTTTATTTTATTTGTAAAAAAGACACTAAAAATAACCTGA